A window from Leptothermofonsia sichuanensis E412 encodes these proteins:
- a CDS encoding DUF962 domain-containing protein, giving the protein MANRARAEPARADLLAASMVVGISPKSQKDSDRSLLPPASCGIVPEKCPRFNKEKLLSYFQEAKAYFVAAHQNPVNQALHHLTNILAIAAAIFLFFDWRITLICLVLTQVFAIGGHILFEKNEPAFVKYPGGITILASLSWSLDHWFGLRQILNYFSHQSNLESRK; this is encoded by the coding sequence ATGGCTAACCGAGCAAGAGCTGAGCCAGCCAGAGCGGACTTACTGGCAGCTTCGATGGTGGTAGGCATCTCTCCCAAATCCCAAAAAGATTCCGATCGCTCGCTCCTTCCTCCGGCTTCCTGTGGTATTGTTCCAGAAAAATGTCCCAGGTTCAATAAGGAGAAGCTTTTGAGCTATTTCCAGGAGGCAAAAGCCTATTTTGTTGCGGCTCACCAGAATCCGGTAAATCAAGCTTTGCACCATTTGACCAATATTCTGGCGATCGCCGCTGCTATCTTCCTCTTCTTTGACTGGCGAATCACATTAATCTGCCTGGTTTTGACCCAGGTTTTTGCGATCGGCGGTCACATCCTGTTTGAGAAAAACGAACCCGCCTTTGTTAAATACCCCGGCGGCATTACCATCCTGGCATCCCTCTCCTGGTCCCTTGACCACTGGTTTGGTTTGCGCCAGATCCTTAACTACTTCAGCCACCAGTCAAACCTGGAGAGCAGGAAATAG
- a CDS encoding aminotransferase class I/II-fold pyridoxal phosphate-dependent enzyme — MQVVKEYVQRWYESGLDPDEYICHRKQGNLVEIEEPATGNRRTVLTFCTNDVLGLTQEESVKQAAINSIMQYGTSNSSCSVLSGRIDLHRQLEDEISAFKHLPHTQLFINAWMAMQALMDAFCHLAIPVPGFQHTRESLILTDVLNHGCIVSAVANAGTRSGKLFGHSPRVRVRAYRHCDPEDLARKLQRYARPDDRILVVSDAVFSMDGDIAPLPDMIDVMSKYEGSVLVMDEAHASGSIGATGRGIYEYFDLLPQQAIERGVIPLIMTTFSKFAASAGAAISTHVAELKPLLNVSPTSIGTISLAPPLTAAALESIRLVRRFPERVKRLQDNTRYLRSRLAAHDFLAIGETNVVPVILPPELNPKLYARELLDYGIWVSPIWFIAKPRIRITVNALHTREEIDRLVSAMVKARDLAYKPTISA; from the coding sequence GTGCAAGTTGTTAAGGAGTACGTCCAACGCTGGTACGAGAGTGGTCTCGACCCAGACGAATATATCTGCCATCGCAAACAGGGCAACCTTGTAGAAATTGAGGAACCGGCAACCGGCAACCGCCGGACGGTCCTGACCTTCTGTACGAACGATGTTTTGGGGCTGACTCAGGAGGAGTCGGTCAAGCAGGCAGCAATCAACTCTATCATGCAGTATGGGACCTCCAATAGTTCCTGCTCGGTATTGAGTGGTCGGATTGATTTGCACCGTCAGCTTGAGGATGAGATTTCAGCCTTTAAGCACCTGCCCCATACCCAACTCTTCATCAACGCCTGGATGGCAATGCAAGCACTGATGGATGCTTTCTGTCACCTGGCAATCCCGGTACCGGGGTTTCAACACACCCGTGAGTCACTGATTTTGACGGATGTGCTGAACCACGGTTGTATTGTTTCAGCAGTAGCCAATGCGGGTACTCGCTCTGGAAAGCTATTTGGGCACAGCCCCCGGGTGCGGGTGCGGGCTTATCGCCACTGTGATCCAGAGGATCTTGCCCGTAAACTGCAACGCTATGCTCGCCCAGACGATCGGATTCTGGTTGTCTCCGATGCTGTCTTCTCAATGGATGGGGACATTGCCCCGCTGCCTGACATGATTGATGTGATGAGCAAGTATGAAGGTAGCGTTTTGGTGATGGATGAGGCCCATGCCAGTGGTTCCATTGGGGCGACCGGGCGCGGTATTTATGAATATTTTGATCTGTTACCTCAGCAGGCGATCGAGCGGGGAGTGATTCCGCTGATTATGACCACGTTCTCAAAGTTTGCGGCTTCAGCGGGAGCGGCCATTAGCACCCACGTAGCAGAACTAAAACCCCTGCTGAATGTTTCGCCCACTTCAATCGGTACGATTTCTCTGGCTCCTCCGCTGACAGCGGCAGCCCTGGAAAGTATTCGTCTGGTACGCCGGTTTCCGGAGCGCGTCAAGCGATTGCAGGACAATACCCGCTATCTGCGATCGCGGCTGGCTGCCCACGATTTTCTGGCGATTGGGGAAACCAATGTGGTTCCAGTGATTCTCCCACCAGAGCTTAACCCCAAACTCTATGCCAGAGAGCTTTTAGATTACGGCATTTGGGTCTCCCCCATCTGGTTCATCGCCAAACCCCGCATTCGGATCACGGTCAATGCTCTCCACACCAGAGAGGAAATTGATCGATTAGTTTCGGCGATGGTCAAAGCACGAGATCTGGCTTACAAACCAACCATCAGCGCCTGA
- a CDS encoding sterol desaturase family protein, with amino-acid sequence MPAKLIVGAVFFAIAFVLASLVEYWVHRWMHVSPRFGQRHRDHHRRNEGQGVLWEFLDYVKGTLIIMAPMFLISLEAGIGWTLGGVVYAAFSSYAHQLQHDNPTRCFWMKMPVHYVHHKYNMWHHNFGLGVDWWDHVFKTYQPVEWLTEQELSQPERTYWQLRWW; translated from the coding sequence GTGCCAGCGAAGTTAATTGTGGGGGCTGTTTTTTTTGCGATCGCCTTTGTCCTGGCAAGTTTAGTGGAATATTGGGTGCATCGATGGATGCACGTCTCGCCCCGCTTTGGACAGCGCCACCGGGACCACCACCGCCGCAATGAAGGACAGGGCGTTCTCTGGGAATTCCTTGATTACGTCAAGGGCACCCTCATTATCATGGCACCCATGTTCCTGATCTCCCTGGAAGCTGGTATTGGGTGGACATTGGGCGGAGTGGTCTACGCCGCCTTCTCCTCCTATGCCCATCAGCTTCAACACGACAACCCAACCCGCTGTTTTTGGATGAAAATGCCCGTCCACTATGTTCACCATAAGTACAACATGTGGCACCACAATTTTGGTCTGGGAGTGGATTGGTGGGACCATGTCTTCAAAACCTACCAGCCTGTTGAATGGCTAACCGAGCAAGAGCTGAGCCAGCCAGAGCGGACTTACTGGCAGCTTCGATGGTGGTAG
- a CDS encoding amidohydrolase family protein has product MYDGLLVIDADAHKLENPLVLRDYIAPEYRNRVGLIVDDRGDQRARILDYNPATGQNDLVQMFPRPRGLSMGVFRGLHPETSMGAMFNRVRIEHMDQEGIDVHVIYGTLNLIFSSLIDKDLAIALCRGYNNYIADDCRGYDNRLKGIGVLPLQDVEEAVKEMYRCINELGMIAVAVPPNLPVPHPDAPEAFPKIRTCKAISHPDFRPILQAAVDLDIALGIHGSPGSFMMSGIADHMETFVLSHIFVQRNQQQHALARMVFDGAFEQFPTLRVGFLEGGCGWLPDLAHAMHEHWEKRIRDFDPKNPYRPSLMEFTKLMIQEQGTHASTNIISQAKNLFDLLWTADKDPTRVDDASLYEHFHIRHRDPMEYFERGQIFVSFESDDPSPAYLPVGMGEVGKQVACFSGDYGHWDGVLQGCVRDAAAVADYDRDHLRLLLGGNALALYGDRLRQSLPGYVTASPNLVVR; this is encoded by the coding sequence ATGTACGACGGTCTGCTAGTCATTGATGCTGATGCTCACAAGCTCGAAAATCCTCTGGTGCTGCGGGACTACATCGCACCAGAGTACCGCAACCGGGTTGGTCTAATTGTTGATGACCGCGGAGACCAGCGGGCAAGGATCCTGGACTATAACCCAGCAACGGGACAGAATGATCTGGTACAGATGTTTCCTCGACCCCGTGGTTTAAGCATGGGTGTCTTCCGGGGACTCCATCCAGAAACAAGCATGGGAGCCATGTTTAATCGGGTGCGGATTGAACATATGGATCAGGAAGGGATCGATGTGCATGTCATCTATGGCACGCTGAACCTGATCTTCTCCAGTCTGATTGACAAAGATCTGGCGATCGCCCTCTGCCGTGGGTACAACAACTACATTGCCGACGACTGTCGGGGGTACGACAACCGGCTGAAAGGGATTGGCGTCCTTCCACTGCAGGATGTGGAAGAAGCCGTCAAAGAAATGTACCGCTGCATCAATGAACTGGGCATGATTGCAGTTGCCGTGCCACCAAATCTGCCTGTTCCCCATCCAGATGCACCAGAAGCGTTTCCCAAAATTCGCACCTGCAAAGCAATCAGCCATCCTGATTTTCGCCCCATTCTCCAGGCAGCCGTTGATCTGGATATTGCCCTGGGAATTCATGGTAGTCCTGGTAGTTTTATGATGAGTGGGATTGCTGACCACATGGAAACCTTTGTCCTCAGCCATATTTTTGTGCAGCGGAACCAGCAGCAGCACGCCCTGGCTCGGATGGTGTTTGACGGTGCATTTGAGCAGTTTCCCACCCTGCGCGTTGGCTTTCTGGAAGGGGGGTGCGGCTGGCTCCCTGACCTGGCCCATGCCATGCACGAGCACTGGGAAAAACGCATCCGCGATTTTGACCCTAAAAATCCCTATCGTCCTTCCCTGATGGAGTTCACAAAGTTGATGATCCAGGAACAGGGAACCCACGCCAGTACCAATATCATCAGTCAGGCAAAGAACCTGTTTGACCTGCTGTGGACCGCAGACAAAGATCCCACCAGGGTTGATGATGCCAGCCTCTACGAACATTTCCACATTCGACACCGTGACCCGATGGAATATTTTGAGCGGGGTCAAATTTTTGTTTCCTTTGAATCCGATGATCCCAGCCCAGCCTATCTGCCCGTAGGAATGGGGGAAGTCGGCAAACAGGTTGCCTGTTTTTCTGGCGACTACGGGCACTGGGATGGCGTCCTCCAGGGGTGTGTCAGAGATGCCGCCGCCGTCGCCGATTATGATCGCGACCACCTCAGGCTGCTGCTGGGTGGAAATGCCCTGGCACTGTATGGCGATCGCCTGCGCCAGTCCCTACCCGGCTATGTCACGGCTTCTCCTAACCTGGTGGTGAGGTGA
- a CDS encoding response regulator — protein sequence MSKHILIVDDEEDVRAIAKLGLEMGAGWTVLTASSGQEGLNLAATYQPDAILLDLMMPEMDGRATLQRLKANPQTRSIPVILVTAKVQQPDQNPFEDPGIVAVFAKPFRPLKLAEQIREALGWE from the coding sequence ATGAGCAAACATATTTTAATTGTGGATGATGAAGAAGACGTGCGGGCGATCGCCAAACTTGGGTTAGAAATGGGGGCTGGGTGGACGGTGCTCACAGCCAGTTCTGGGCAGGAAGGATTAAATCTGGCAGCAACTTACCAGCCAGATGCCATTTTGCTGGACTTGATGATGCCCGAAATGGATGGACGAGCCACGCTTCAACGGCTGAAGGCAAATCCTCAGACCCGGTCTATCCCTGTGATTCTGGTCACCGCCAAGGTCCAGCAGCCTGACCAAAATCCTTTCGAGGATCCTGGGATTGTGGCAGTTTTCGCCAAACCCTTTCGTCCACTCAAATTGGCGGAACAGATCCGGGAAGCCCTCGGATGGGAATGA